One genomic region from uncultured Cohaesibacter sp. encodes:
- a CDS encoding efflux RND transporter periplasmic adaptor subunit: MQDGVNCTVKPIQTVDLSSQIRGLVAEVMVRPGAHVKKGDPLVGLDVEIAKSEMLLSKTRSESDAMLKAAVIKRDALAKKEARLAKAVAQKAVSLSDYDQAVLELALAENDILRENQSLDIARIDYQKAKLLVEKSVIKSPVNGVIGEELVAPGEAVSDGPLATIFVIDPLLVEAFVPVQLLSKYARQTQYKIRIDGDGPQGVPVQLDHISQMADLTSNTVSMFFTLSDSTVLPGSKCILLPPRS, translated from the coding sequence ATGCAGGACGGTGTCAACTGCACGGTCAAGCCCATTCAGACTGTAGACCTGAGCTCCCAAATCAGGGGGCTGGTTGCCGAGGTCATGGTGCGTCCCGGCGCACATGTCAAAAAAGGCGATCCGCTCGTGGGGCTTGATGTGGAGATCGCGAAGTCGGAAATGCTGCTGTCGAAAACCAGATCCGAGTCTGATGCGATGCTGAAGGCGGCAGTGATCAAGCGGGATGCGCTGGCAAAGAAAGAAGCGCGCTTGGCAAAGGCTGTGGCGCAAAAGGCGGTTTCTTTGTCTGACTATGATCAGGCTGTTCTCGAGTTGGCATTGGCGGAGAATGATATTCTTCGTGAAAACCAGTCTCTGGATATCGCCCGCATCGACTATCAAAAGGCAAAGCTTCTCGTTGAGAAATCCGTGATCAAAAGTCCGGTTAATGGCGTGATCGGAGAAGAATTGGTTGCTCCGGGGGAAGCGGTAAGCGACGGCCCGTTGGCGACTATTTTTGTCATTGATCCCCTTCTGGTTGAGGCTTTTGTGCCGGTTCAGTTGCTCAGTAAATATGCGCGGCAAACTCAATATAAGATTCGGATCGATGGGGATGGACCTCAAGGGGTGCCTGTCCAGCTGGATCATATTTCTCAAATGGCAGATCTAACATCGAACACGGTGTCCATGTTTTTCACCCTGTCCGATTCCACGGTCCTGCCCGGCAGCAAGTGTATTTTGCTGCCGCCAAGAAGCTGA
- a CDS encoding TolC family protein, translating to MQALDIILRIKSIVRRSTVLLAMLPLAGCVVASSGDVSDVTLAKLRSQGVSASVEQSIKQRAEKALSSTESKRKIKRHAELQNRAVEQSVSLEDLLKSTLERNTTIASAANNIDRSSAQHMNAILGYLPQISAAYTYEYLDERVLSSDNAVYQLGEAQYPVKTGSFTIEQPLWDLSRIYAIKYAHTTSRKSEVDYLAAIAEASHKVFGTYLMAVQSKLRMQSLQKRQRFINRQITGQAVLDTNGMGDEGSLAALRGNKADLHAEETLEAATFEQSITELARLSGTVVSDVQDIKFPKGFEGIEDGVDLEEAVADALSHNPRMLSSALQVTAAEQRYRQALASDFSPVVSSYLTFEDEERTASRFGGGSHTQDTTLGFKLSIPIFNASGAGYSNAVMVQDADSAAIDHHALARELETQLRATYARMRALTKSLRSLNQVVVQNGRAYRNERNKLTNGQSVDLAVAARELSLNKAIERRNYYQIEYLKSWGQLQYLLGKNLLDPEF from the coding sequence ATGCAAGCGTTAGATATAATCCTCCGCATCAAATCGATTGTGCGCAGATCGACTGTGCTGCTGGCCATGCTTCCTCTGGCGGGGTGTGTGGTTGCATCCTCCGGGGATGTGTCTGATGTAACTTTGGCGAAATTACGGTCTCAGGGGGTGTCGGCCAGCGTGGAGCAAAGCATCAAGCAACGGGCTGAAAAGGCGCTGAGTTCCACTGAGTCGAAGCGCAAAATCAAACGTCACGCAGAGCTGCAGAACAGAGCCGTTGAGCAAAGCGTTTCCTTGGAAGATTTGCTCAAAAGCACTTTGGAGCGGAACACGACCATCGCCTCCGCAGCAAACAATATTGATCGTTCCAGTGCCCAGCACATGAATGCGATTTTGGGGTATCTGCCTCAGATTTCCGCCGCCTACACGTATGAGTATCTCGACGAGCGGGTTTTGAGTTCTGACAATGCCGTATATCAGCTCGGCGAGGCGCAATATCCCGTCAAAACGGGAAGTTTCACCATTGAGCAGCCTCTTTGGGATCTATCCCGAATCTATGCCATCAAATATGCCCATACGACAAGTCGTAAATCAGAAGTGGATTATCTGGCCGCGATTGCCGAGGCGAGCCACAAAGTCTTCGGTACATATTTGATGGCGGTACAGTCCAAGTTGCGGATGCAATCGCTGCAGAAGCGTCAGCGCTTTATCAATCGTCAGATTACCGGGCAGGCCGTTCTTGATACTAACGGCATGGGCGATGAAGGGTCTTTGGCCGCACTGCGCGGCAACAAGGCCGATCTTCACGCGGAGGAAACTCTCGAGGCTGCCACCTTTGAACAGTCAATTACCGAGTTGGCGCGGCTATCGGGAACAGTTGTGAGTGATGTACAGGACATCAAATTCCCCAAGGGCTTTGAAGGGATCGAGGATGGTGTGGATCTGGAAGAGGCGGTGGCTGATGCTCTTAGTCACAATCCCAGAATGCTGTCATCCGCTCTTCAGGTGACTGCGGCCGAGCAACGGTATCGTCAGGCATTGGCTAGTGATTTTTCGCCTGTTGTGAGCAGCTATCTAACGTTTGAGGATGAAGAGAGAACGGCAAGCCGCTTTGGTGGTGGTTCGCACACACAGGATACGACTCTTGGTTTCAAATTATCCATTCCCATCTTCAATGCCAGCGGTGCGGGCTATTCCAACGCTGTTATGGTGCAAGATGCAGACAGTGCGGCCATCGATCATCATGCCTTGGCGCGAGAGCTAGAGACGCAATTGCGCGCCACATATGCGCGCATGCGCGCATTGACCAAGTCGCTGCGTAGTCTCAATCAGGTTGTTGTCCAGAATGGGCGTGCCTATCGCAATGAACGCAACAAGCTGACCAACGGGCAGTCTGTTGATCTTGCGGTCGCAGCGCGCGAATTGTCTCTCAACAAGGCTATTGAGCGTCGGAACTATTATCAAATCGAATATCTGAAATCCTGGGGGCAGCTTCAGTATCTGCTGGGTAAAAACTTGCTGGATCCGGAGTTCTAG
- a CDS encoding ATP-binding protein codes for MSEANKRRNMLWLVRFTRYCLLVFLFVLAFGRDTSFCMAQAHNANDAPSIAAPLDVPSNLVSLSLTGHFSYLKDPDHHFSIEDVAFGEPSDRFIPIKKNLAMRFTPDAIWLKLSFRRGEAWPRNAFLNLLPVYLQDVRIFVPKVSNPARADDFEMIQRGSGYPDAFPSRVQVSHVVPLSFPADSALVTVYIRAVTHGTMGLRGWLASESGIMDLVQTRLVSAVGLVTLSLGSALLSLIYWIYSRRLYFLHMSFMFLADSLYVCTTSGIVLFGALGFSGAFNRLIISESLLLLIFANILFVRENLRRPYRGRFLGWFINGSMWFCGLAIVGDLFGIYRLFVVPLLLVILCLLAVFVMSGILYGQARKKPGASVAFLAGLIKFASAGFSIAWSLGGAETNGFFEYSYWIAVAFFTPLMAFSIMQKARSVDRMRQETTSLRIARRAERAARDLVKIRTSELEAAKETAELALVAEQEGQAEQLRFIDVVRHQYQTPLSVIRTSLASLRHALPEMNDANRQRMHRIDSAVSDLVQLLDSSLQKSRMRGTELLPDAQPVALEAFLEKILKHNETLHAGRTFVLELDGSISHWKARMDSSMVGMALQNLIDNSVKFSPADTIVKLSCRMEDRMLIISVEDDSIGIPPEDLGLVGKRFFRATNAGGVAGTGLGLHIVKSVALAHDGDFKIENKSTGGVVASISLRLTNQVQ; via the coding sequence ATGAGCGAGGCTAATAAACGCCGCAACATGCTTTGGCTAGTTAGATTTACAAGATATTGCCTTTTGGTGTTTCTCTTTGTGTTGGCGTTTGGTCGAGACACTTCATTCTGTATGGCGCAGGCTCACAATGCGAATGATGCTCCGTCAATTGCGGCTCCACTGGATGTGCCATCGAATCTTGTATCCTTAAGTCTAACGGGACATTTTTCTTATCTCAAGGATCCAGACCACCACTTTTCTATTGAAGATGTTGCCTTCGGTGAGCCTTCCGACCGTTTTATTCCCATTAAAAAAAATCTGGCCATGCGTTTTACGCCTGATGCCATATGGCTGAAACTGTCCTTTCGGAGAGGTGAGGCATGGCCGCGCAATGCGTTTCTGAACTTGCTACCGGTTTACCTTCAAGATGTCAGGATCTTTGTTCCCAAGGTTAGTAATCCCGCAAGAGCTGATGATTTTGAGATGATCCAAAGAGGCAGTGGATATCCAGACGCGTTTCCAAGTCGGGTTCAGGTTTCCCATGTGGTGCCCTTGAGTTTTCCTGCCGATAGCGCACTGGTAACTGTATATATAAGGGCGGTCACTCATGGAACGATGGGACTTCGAGGGTGGCTGGCCTCAGAATCCGGCATTATGGATCTCGTTCAGACGCGCCTTGTCAGTGCTGTTGGATTGGTCACCTTATCCCTGGGGTCTGCGTTGCTTAGTCTGATCTATTGGATCTATTCGCGCCGCCTCTATTTTTTGCATATGTCCTTTATGTTTTTGGCTGACAGTCTTTATGTTTGCACGACCAGCGGTATCGTTTTGTTTGGAGCGCTTGGCTTTAGTGGCGCATTTAATCGCCTCATAATCTCTGAATCTCTGCTTCTCCTCATTTTTGCAAATATTCTGTTCGTCCGGGAGAATTTGAGACGCCCATACAGGGGGCGATTCCTGGGCTGGTTTATAAATGGCAGCATGTGGTTCTGTGGGCTTGCTATTGTTGGCGATCTGTTCGGAATTTACCGCCTCTTTGTTGTGCCTTTGCTGCTTGTGATTCTGTGTCTTTTGGCAGTCTTTGTCATGTCCGGCATTCTTTACGGGCAGGCACGCAAAAAGCCAGGTGCCTCTGTTGCGTTTCTGGCTGGTTTGATCAAATTTGCTTCCGCGGGATTCTCTATCGCCTGGAGTCTCGGAGGCGCCGAGACAAATGGTTTCTTCGAATATTCATATTGGATTGCGGTTGCCTTCTTCACGCCGCTCATGGCGTTTTCGATTATGCAGAAAGCTCGTTCGGTCGACCGCATGCGGCAGGAAACCACATCCTTGCGCATAGCCAGAAGAGCGGAGCGCGCTGCGCGCGATCTCGTGAAAATTCGAACATCTGAGCTTGAGGCTGCGAAGGAAACGGCGGAGCTGGCATTGGTGGCCGAGCAGGAAGGGCAAGCCGAGCAATTACGCTTCATCGATGTCGTAAGACATCAGTACCAGACGCCACTGTCTGTGATACGAACGAGTTTGGCCTCCCTGCGCCACGCGCTGCCGGAAATGAATGACGCCAATCGACAAAGAATGCATAGGATAGATTCGGCTGTTTCGGATCTGGTGCAACTTCTGGATTCATCCTTGCAGAAAAGCCGTATGCGCGGCACAGAGCTTCTTCCTGACGCTCAGCCGGTTGCTCTTGAGGCCTTTTTGGAAAAAATATTGAAGCACAATGAAACGCTTCATGCCGGGCGAACATTTGTCTTGGAGCTGGATGGTTCAATCTCGCATTGGAAAGCGAGAATGGACAGTTCAATGGTGGGGATGGCGCTTCAGAATCTAATCGATAACTCCGTTAAATTTTCTCCAGCAGATACGATTGTCAAACTGTCCTGCCGCATGGAAGACAGAATGCTCATCATTTCGGTAGAGGATGATAGTATTGGAATTCCCCCTGAAGACCTCGGGTTGGTAGGAAAGAGGTTTTTCAGGGCCACCAATGCAGGCGGTGTTGCTGGAACGGGTTTAGGGCTTCATATTGTGAAGTCTGTGGCGCTTGCCCATGACGGGGACTTCAAAATAGAGAATAAATCCACGGGAGGCGTCGTCGCTTCCATTTCTCTCAGGCTTACCAATCAGGTTCAATAG
- a CDS encoding response regulator transcription factor, with amino-acid sequence MANIVVVEDNHAVRSSLSDFLSLKGHAVSEVGDAIELYKQLAEDKYDVAVVDVNLPHHDGFSITEYLTQKKLCSVIIMTARNALEDRVKGYNCGADIYMVKPIEPEELAAAISSLTQKGAPNGAAPIAEPENRWQLNLKSLLLKTPNDTYISLTKRETTLLKHIAEAAGNVISREDLQGLLGKLDGPINRGQLDTLISRLRSKVRNQSSLELPLVTAHNSGFSLAIKIVEK; translated from the coding sequence ATGGCAAATATCGTAGTCGTCGAGGACAATCATGCCGTGCGTAGCAGTCTGTCAGACTTTCTTTCATTAAAGGGACATGCTGTGAGCGAGGTCGGAGACGCTATTGAACTATATAAACAATTAGCTGAAGACAAATACGATGTGGCAGTTGTTGACGTCAACCTTCCCCATCACGACGGCTTCTCAATAACTGAATATCTTACCCAAAAAAAATTATGTTCAGTCATCATAATGACAGCACGCAATGCTCTGGAAGACAGAGTGAAAGGATATAATTGTGGAGCTGACATCTATATGGTGAAGCCGATTGAGCCTGAAGAGTTAGCCGCGGCAATTTCTTCGCTGACACAAAAAGGCGCCCCCAACGGCGCCGCACCAATAGCCGAGCCAGAAAATAGGTGGCAGCTCAACTTGAAAAGCCTGCTTTTGAAGACGCCAAATGACACCTATATTTCATTGACCAAGAGAGAAACGACCCTGCTCAAGCACATAGCCGAGGCCGCAGGGAATGTTATCAGCCGCGAAGATCTGCAGGGTCTATTAGGCAAACTGGATGGCCCGATCAATCGCGGCCAGCTAGACACGCTCATCTCGCGATTGCGCAGCAAGGTCAGAAACCAGAGCAGCCTTGAGCTTCCGCTGGTGACAGCGCACAACAGCGGCTTCAGCTTGGCCATAAAGATTGTAGAAAAGTAG
- a CDS encoding aspartate kinase — protein MTFPKHTVEKIGGTSMSRINELRDTLIIGDRTAEELFHRIFVVSAFGGITNLLLEHKKTGDPGVYALFANDDNDHSWLDALTRVGTAMAERHNAVLHNSADRTLAENFVRDRIEGARNCLFDLRRLCSYGHFRLSNQMMIVRELLSGLGEAHSAYVTTLMLKRAGVNARFVDLSGWRDETECSLQERIAGAFKDVDLTSELPIVTGYAQCREGLMREYDRGYSEVTFSNIAAYTGAEEAIIHKEFHLSSADPALVGIDAVRKLGHTNYDVADQLSNMGMEAIHPNAAKTLRQSQVALRVTNAFDPSDPGTLIDEQPADSSAVEIITGLNVAALELFEQDMVGVKGYDAEILASLKRHKVRIASKTSNANAITHYVDAPLKTVRRVVSDLEAIFPSAQVSIRNVSIVSVIGRDLSGLNAFSKGLVALEKAGIDVLAAQQSPRNVDIQFVVPQDAADSTVVALHKALIGAAKASHLKKAA, from the coding sequence TTGACCTTCCCAAAACACACCGTCGAGAAAATCGGCGGAACCTCCATGTCGCGCATCAATGAATTGCGCGATACACTGATCATAGGTGACCGCACAGCGGAAGAGCTGTTCCACCGGATCTTTGTCGTTTCCGCCTTTGGCGGGATCACAAACCTGCTGCTGGAGCACAAGAAAACTGGCGATCCGGGTGTTTACGCGCTCTTTGCCAATGACGACAATGATCACAGCTGGCTGGATGCCCTGACCCGCGTCGGCACTGCCATGGCAGAACGGCACAATGCGGTCTTGCACAATTCCGCTGATCGCACACTGGCCGAGAATTTCGTACGCGACCGGATTGAGGGTGCGCGCAATTGCCTGTTCGATCTGAGACGCCTTTGCTCTTATGGGCATTTCAGGCTTTCCAACCAGATGATGATCGTGCGTGAGTTGCTTTCCGGGCTGGGGGAAGCCCATTCCGCTTACGTGACAACGCTGATGCTCAAACGTGCCGGGGTCAATGCGCGCTTTGTCGATCTCAGCGGCTGGCGTGACGAAACCGAATGCAGCTTGCAGGAGCGCATTGCTGGCGCTTTCAAGGATGTGGATCTGACGTCGGAACTGCCCATCGTGACAGGCTATGCGCAATGCCGCGAGGGCTTGATGCGCGAATATGATCGCGGCTATTCCGAAGTCACTTTTTCCAACATCGCCGCCTATACTGGCGCAGAAGAAGCGATCATTCACAAGGAATTCCATCTCTCTTCTGCCGACCCCGCGTTGGTTGGAATAGATGCGGTTCGCAAGCTTGGCCACACAAATTACGATGTGGCAGATCAGCTTTCCAACATGGGGATGGAAGCCATTCACCCCAATGCGGCAAAGACATTGCGCCAATCGCAAGTCGCCCTGAGGGTCACAAATGCCTTCGATCCGTCCGATCCCGGCACGCTCATTGACGAACAGCCCGCGGATTCCTCTGCGGTGGAGATCATTACCGGGCTCAACGTCGCGGCACTTGAGTTGTTTGAGCAGGACATGGTGGGGGTCAAAGGCTATGACGCCGAGATTTTGGCATCCCTCAAGCGCCACAAGGTGCGCATTGCGTCGAAAACGTCGAATGCCAATGCCATTACCCACTATGTTGACGCCCCTTTGAAGACTGTGCGGCGGGTGGTGTCGGATCTGGAAGCAATCTTCCCCTCCGCTCAGGTGAGTATCCGTAACGTTTCGATTGTCTCGGTGATCGGTCGCGACCTCTCAGGGCTGAATGCCTTCTCCAAAGGCTTGGTGGCATTGGAGAAAGCCGGCATCGATGTGCTGGCAGCACAACAGTCGCCGCGCAACGTGGACATTCAGTTCGTCGTTCCGCAAGATGCTGCTGACAGCACCGTGGTTGCCCTTCACAAGGCTCTGATTGGGGCTGCCAAAGCGAGCCATCTGAAGAAAGCGGCATGA
- a CDS encoding ectoine synthase has product MIVRDLNEILKSQPDRVVSDAQWSSIRMLLANDGMGFSFHITFLEPGSEHTFEYKNHFESVFCMQGSGSITDLATGETHPIKPGVMYALDQHDRHILRAEEQLVMACCFNPPVTGKEVHREDGSYAAAEDLESA; this is encoded by the coding sequence ATGATTGTGCGCGACCTCAACGAGATTTTGAAAAGCCAGCCAGATCGCGTGGTATCAGACGCCCAATGGAGCAGCATCCGCATGCTCTTGGCGAATGACGGAATGGGTTTTTCCTTCCATATCACCTTTCTGGAACCAGGCTCTGAGCACACGTTCGAATATAAGAACCATTTCGAGAGCGTTTTTTGTATGCAGGGGAGCGGCTCGATCACCGATCTTGCGACCGGCGAAACCCACCCGATCAAACCCGGTGTGATGTATGCGCTTGACCAGCATGACCGCCATATTCTGCGGGCAGAGGAACAACTGGTCATGGCCTGTTGCTTCAACCCGCCGGTGACTGGCAAGGAAGTGCATCGTGAAGATGGCTCCTACGCCGCCGCAGAAGATCTGGAATCAGCTTGA
- the ectB gene encoding diaminobutyrate--2-oxoglutarate transaminase has protein sequence MSTTPANTDIFTRRESDARSYCRGFDTVFTSANGSEMIDQDGTRYIDFLAGCSSLNYGHNDPDLKQALIDHIQADGIAHGLDMHTDTKAAFIETFEKHILAPRKMAHKIMFTGPTGANTVEAAMKIARKVTGRSNIIAFTNGFHGVTQGALAATGNGYHREGSGVPLNNVTRMPFDGFVGEHNDTTAFIEAMLADQSSGMDAPAAIILETVQGEGGLNAASAEWLRSIAQMAKKAGALLIVDDVQAGCGRTGRFFSFEESGISPDIVTLAKSISGFGLPMGLVLVKPEHDVMGPAEHNGTFRGNTHAFVTARAAIEKFWCDNRFEQDIARRAKLIEQGLQAIADMIPGARLKGRGMMRGVDVGSGALAGEICARAFQNGLIIETSGSEDEVVKILAPLTTPDDMLQSGLDILIDAAQNVLVTYKYAAE, from the coding sequence ATGTCTACAACACCCGCTAACACGGACATTTTTACACGTCGCGAATCCGATGCGCGCAGTTATTGTCGTGGCTTTGACACTGTCTTCACCTCTGCAAACGGATCAGAGATGATCGATCAAGACGGGACACGCTATATCGACTTTCTTGCAGGCTGCTCTTCGCTGAACTACGGGCACAATGACCCCGACCTAAAACAGGCCCTTATTGACCATATTCAAGCTGATGGCATTGCCCATGGTCTGGACATGCATACGGACACCAAAGCTGCTTTCATCGAGACGTTCGAGAAGCATATTCTCGCCCCGCGCAAGATGGCGCACAAAATCATGTTCACCGGGCCGACAGGCGCCAACACCGTGGAAGCTGCGATGAAGATTGCGCGCAAGGTCACGGGGCGCTCTAACATAATCGCCTTTACCAACGGGTTCCACGGCGTAACACAAGGCGCGCTGGCGGCAACCGGCAACGGCTACCACCGCGAAGGATCCGGGGTGCCACTAAACAATGTCACCCGCATGCCTTTTGATGGTTTCGTTGGGGAGCATAATGATACAACTGCCTTCATCGAGGCGATGCTTGCTGATCAGTCTTCGGGGATGGATGCGCCAGCGGCCATCATTCTTGAAACAGTGCAGGGAGAGGGAGGGTTAAACGCGGCCTCCGCTGAATGGCTACGCAGCATTGCGCAGATGGCCAAAAAGGCGGGCGCATTGTTGATCGTCGATGACGTGCAAGCCGGGTGCGGGCGCACCGGGCGCTTTTTCTCCTTTGAAGAAAGCGGCATTTCTCCAGACATCGTCACCTTGGCCAAGTCGATCTCGGGCTTTGGACTGCCGATGGGGCTTGTCTTGGTAAAACCAGAGCATGATGTCATGGGGCCAGCGGAACATAACGGCACCTTCCGCGGCAACACACATGCCTTTGTCACGGCGCGGGCCGCGATTGAGAAATTCTGGTGCGACAATCGCTTTGAACAGGATATTGCGCGCCGGGCCAAACTGATCGAGCAGGGCTTACAGGCCATCGCAGACATGATCCCAGGTGCTCGCCTCAAAGGACGCGGCATGATGCGCGGCGTTGATGTGGGCAGTGGTGCCTTGGCGGGTGAGATTTGTGCCCGCGCCTTCCAGAACGGGCTCATCATCGAAACTTCAGGGTCGGAGGATGAAGTGGTCAAGATCCTTGCTCCTCTGACAACACCGGATGACATGCTTCAATCCGGTTTGGATATTCTCATCGACGCAGCACAGAATGTGCTGGTCACTTATAAATACGCAGCGGAGTAA
- the ectA gene encoding diaminobutyrate acetyltransferase, which translates to MQYTAKQIHPARPLLRIPCAEDGAEIWELVRNCRPLDENSMYCNLLQCDHFADTCVLAELSGEVVGWISAYILPNDPDTLFIWQVAVAEKARGLGLGSKMLQTIIDRPQCEAVTKLQTTITKDNEASWALFGKFAKNQSCKLDSQPYYTQSQHFQDRHDTENLVTIRLAERAALAA; encoded by the coding sequence ATGCAATATACTGCTAAACAGATTCACCCCGCCCGTCCCCTGTTGCGCATTCCCTGCGCCGAGGATGGCGCCGAGATCTGGGAACTCGTTCGCAATTGCCGACCACTCGATGAAAACTCGATGTATTGCAATCTTCTGCAATGTGATCATTTCGCGGACACCTGTGTGTTGGCGGAGTTGTCCGGGGAGGTCGTTGGCTGGATCTCGGCCTATATCTTACCCAATGACCCGGACACGTTGTTTATCTGGCAGGTCGCCGTTGCAGAAAAGGCCCGCGGTCTCGGACTCGGGAGCAAGATGCTGCAGACGATCATCGACAGACCGCAATGCGAGGCTGTGACCAAGCTGCAAACAACAATCACAAAAGACAACGAAGCGTCTTGGGCTTTGTTTGGCAAATTTGCGAAAAACCAGAGCTGCAAGCTGGACTCCCAGCCCTATTACACCCAGTCGCAGCATTTTCAGGATCGCCACGATACCGAAAATCTGGTCACGATCCGGCTGGCGGAACGTGCGGCGCTGGCGGCTTGA
- a CDS encoding MarR family transcriptional regulator → MDRIDSSLIALRRIVRATELFGREIRQTSGVTPTQFRVLQIVSEQGYATAKAISVRMRVSQGTVTSLVDKLVRDGVAVREKSTQDRRQTNILLTDAGRAVLRDAPDPLQQTFVRKFAAMENWEQAMLVASLERVAAMLNAEDMDASPVLDTGEIRPTE, encoded by the coding sequence TTGGACCGCATCGACTCTAGCTTGATTGCCCTGAGACGGATTGTGCGCGCAACTGAATTGTTCGGTCGCGAAATCCGCCAGACCAGCGGCGTCACTCCCACCCAGTTTCGCGTTTTGCAAATTGTCTCCGAGCAAGGATATGCCACGGCCAAAGCCATTTCAGTGCGGATGCGTGTCTCGCAAGGCACGGTTACCTCTCTGGTCGACAAGCTGGTGCGTGACGGTGTGGCTGTGCGCGAGAAATCAACTCAGGATCGCCGACAGACCAACATCCTTCTCACAGATGCGGGACGTGCTGTGCTTCGCGATGCCCCTGACCCCTTGCAGCAAACATTTGTACGCAAATTCGCTGCCATGGAGAATTGGGAACAAGCCATGCTTGTGGCCAGTCTTGAAAGAGTGGCGGCCATGCTGAATGCAGAAGATATGGACGCCTCACCAGTGTTGGATACCGGCGAGATAAGACCCACAGAATAA
- the betI gene encoding transcriptional regulator BetI, translating to MGRRNISQIRRAEYAAAAYRTLMKHGLQGTSLSRVAEEAGASKANVLHYYQSKEALLSAALRYANAVLCKEAIILLREAKTPWERIYAVLETNLSPTSFRTDVAHAWISLCAGVPHITSYQRIQTVIYARMRSNLIGPLRSLLPEQDANLMSDVLTTAVDGLWLRCGLSLDGLSQDAARDQLDAVLDARLPSSEDRQQARDRMIDVSRIMASMSNNRS from the coding sequence ATGGGGCGAAGGAACATTTCTCAGATAAGGCGGGCAGAATATGCGGCCGCCGCTTATCGCACCTTGATGAAGCATGGCCTTCAGGGAACGTCGCTGTCGCGCGTGGCAGAAGAAGCTGGCGCTTCCAAAGCCAATGTTCTGCACTATTACCAAAGCAAGGAAGCTCTATTGTCTGCCGCGCTGCGCTATGCCAATGCGGTCTTGTGCAAGGAAGCGATCATTCTGCTGCGGGAAGCAAAAACGCCATGGGAGCGCATCTATGCGGTTCTGGAAACCAATCTTTCCCCTACATCCTTTCGAACCGATGTGGCCCATGCATGGATTTCGCTTTGCGCCGGTGTGCCTCACATAACGTCGTACCAGCGCATCCAGACGGTGATCTATGCCAGAATGCGCTCGAACCTTATCGGCCCCTTGCGCAGCCTTCTGCCAGAGCAGGACGCAAATTTGATGTCGGATGTGCTAACGACTGCGGTCGACGGCCTATGGTTACGCTGTGGCCTGAGCCTCGATGGACTAAGTCAGGACGCCGCACGCGACCAGCTCGATGCGGTGCTCGACGCACGTCTGCCATCGAGCGAGGATCGGCAGCAGGCACGCGACCGCATGATAGACGTGTCGCGGATCATGGCAAGCATGAGCAACAACCGCTCCTGA